The Eleginops maclovinus isolate JMC-PN-2008 ecotype Puerto Natales chromosome 10, JC_Emac_rtc_rv5, whole genome shotgun sequence nucleotide sequence GGTCTCTGGTCAGTTCTCCGGCAGCCGGCAGCAGCCACTTCCCTATGATCAGTAGGATGAGCAGGATTTGATGCAGAGCAAGGATCCAGTCGTTGGCACACACTGAGGACTgtgttgcagacagagaaataaatTATGCAGAGAAACACGAGGTGACCATGAGAGCTGGGAACAAAGATAAAAGCAGACATCTTCATCATTTACCTCCTTCCCCTTTGTACTATCCTCCAACACCCCGATGTCCAATTTCACTgttatgctgatgacacacaggTCTACATATCACCCAAACTCAACAATGCCCCGCCACCCACCTCTCTCACCACTTGCCTCCATATATCAGGAGCTGGATGAGCAGGAATTTCCTAATCATCGATGGATTCCCTGTTCCCAATCCACCCAAGTCAAGAGCCTTAGCATCATCCTGGACAGCTCCTCATCACATCAGCTCTCATTTGCGCcccacataaaaaaacatcactcGAACTGCTTTCTTTCATATACAAAATATCTCCAGACTCTGCCCATCCCTGTTTCAATCCAGCACTGAAGTCCTGGTTTGACAACTGTAATAACATCCTCTCAGGCCTCCCCATCAAactcctcaataaactccaaAACATTCAGAACTCTGCTGCCCGGATCATCACCCGCATCAAGTCTTCTGGCCACATAACCCCCATCCTCATCCAATTGCAGTGGCTCCCTATACAACACCGGATTGATTACAAAAACCTCCTGCTCCCATACAAAACTCTCCACAACCTGGACCCCACCTATCTGGCCCCAAGATACCCCCTCTCGCTCCCTCTGCTCATCTTCTGCTTGTCTACTATCTGTCCCCGCCCCACGCCTCGTCACCATGGGTGCTCTGGCTTTTAGCTGCACTGCTCCCAGACTCTGGAACACATCCCAGTCTGACACAATCACAACTTTCAAGTCCCACCTTAAAACCCACGGGATCAGCCTACTTACTGTAGTGTTGCATGTCCCCCTgtttcccaaactgggaaatgttttattatttactacTCTTTAATAAATATATGCCACATTTTTGGGAAGTTTTCGCTCTTTTACAGAGGCATATTCACTGACACATGCTGTCATGTTCCTTTAAACTTTTATACTTGTGAAAAGGTTAAAGGAGAAGTACTGTGGGTTTAAGTGAAAATAGGGGAATAAAACATGGTGAACACAAAGATTACTTTACCAGACTtttcatgttattgttttaattgagGGTGTGCCGGGTCTTTAAAGCGGTCACCACTTCTATGAATGTGCTGGTgttaaaagaggaaaaaataccCGCAGCCTCACAACAGCCTCTTTGAGATGAATCAGCATTACCAAACACTGCGCAGGGAAAGAGCACCACTGTCTAGACCAATGTGTGACGAAATGGAAAGCAACGGCAAAAGTGCAGAAATACTGTAAGGTAGTGTTATCCTAGCTTGACTGAAAACTGTTAGTATACATTGAAACTGCCATGTTGAACTTTACTTATCTCCGGGGGCCGCTACCCTCCACTGCCAAACAACAGGCTACTGTTGCGAAACATGTATAACTTATACAGTTTAACATACAACATGGTTACAAATTGTCCTGTTCTCTGCtttatttgaaattaatttaacCTTAAAATGTTGATAAAGCTTTGACACCTACCTGAAGTTTAAAAATACTCTTGATATTTTCGGTAGAGTCAAGTCTTTCACACTAGAATGAGAAAAACTGAATGAACATCTTTAAGAAGCACATGTCATTAAACTCTTAGGATGGAAGAGAATATGATAGAAGATGGATTATACCCTCGAGTCGGTGGACTTGTTCTCTTGGTGGTGGAGCTCTAAAATCCATAAAGATGGGATGATACTGACGAGGAGGAGTAAGATAGCAGGAGAAAACCTGCAGAGAAAGACACAATTACACAAAGATGGGTATAATCTTAACTTATTCTCATTACAACAAGCAACTTTTAATAAACTGAATACCATTTGTAATCTTTTCCCCGTCTCCTCTTCAGAGTCAAGATCATCTCCACCACCAGAGGCAGCCAGAGGCCGGTGAGGAGCCAGTAGAGTCCATCATCCTTCACCCACACCACCCTCCACACTCCCATGAGtgagagcagcagaaacagagacCTGGTCACCACAGCACAGATGAACTTGAAGAACATGACTCAGGTCTCTGAGTTTGTGAAGCAGACTGCTGGAGCTGTGGCAGTCTGCCTGCTGTGGGGACGGAGCGCTTATATGTGAGAGGTCTGAAGGAGTTGGGGCCCGCCTCCAGAGAGCAGACTTGAAGTTGGTCTCTAATACCTGCTCTGTTCAGCCAATTTGGCAACACTAACCCTGCAGAACCACTAGCACATACTTTTTTTGTACCATAGAGCTACACTCCTCAAAACAAAATTGAACCACACTAGCACTTGCATTTTGACTACACTTTTTGACTATCACACATACACTGCTGCCACTCACTACCAAACAGAATGTGGATTAAAAATAGTACCCAACAAATGCACCTGTTTTGACTAATCTT carries:
- the tmem26a gene encoding transmembrane protein 26 — translated: MFFKFICAVVTRSLFLLLSLMGVWRVVWVKDDGLYWLLTGLWLPLVVEMILTLKRRRGKDYKWFSPAILLLLVSIIPSLWILELHHQENKSTDSRCERLDSTENIKSIFKLQSLGAVQLKARAPMVTRRGAGTDSRQAEDEQREREGSSVCANDWILALHQILLILLIIGKWLLPAAGELTRDQLSQLLLIFVGTAADILEFTSETLTDIKDSSPAMVYIILGVWTWSMLQFPLHLSGNTVMAASSDHSSEPAPSLLSHIRTDIWSTVEALLIQDGPFLVVRLLVMIYFNVVHQMLIFFAIKNLLVVMLNIYRLAVLICDRSS